A window from Pseudomonas sp. Tri1 encodes these proteins:
- a CDS encoding [protein-PII] uridylyltransferase, whose amino-acid sequence MPQVDPELFDRGQFQAELALKASPISAFKKAIRQAHEVLDQRFRSGRDIRRLVEDRAWFVDNILQKAWEQFDWSEDADIALVAVGGYGRGELHPYSDIDLLILLDSADHEVFRDSIERFLTLLWDIGLEVGQSVRSVQECADEARADLTVITNLMESRTIAGPERLRQRMLDVTSTEHMWPSKDFFLAKHAEQKARHHKYNDTEYNLEPNVKGSPGGLRDIQTILWVARRQYGTLNLRALAGEGFLVESENALLASSQEFLWKVRYALHMLAGRAEDRLLFDHQRSIASLLGFEGQDAKQSIENFMQQYYRVVMSIAQLSELIIQHFEEVILAPEDEEPPQPINSRFQLHDGYIEARHDYVFRRTPFAMLEIFVLMAQQPEIKGVRADTIRLLRENRHLIDEDFRHDIRNTSLFIELFKCRIGVHRNLRRMNRYGILGRYLPEFGFIVGQMQHDLFHIYTVDAHTLNLIKHLRKLQYTQVSEKFPLASKLMGKLPKPELIYMAGLYHDIGKGRQGDHSEIGAVDAEAFCQRHQLPVWDSRLIVWLVQNHLVMSTTAQRKDLSDPQVIHDFAQIVGDETRLDYLYVLTVADINATNPTLWNSWRASLLRQLYTETKRALRRGLENPVDREEQIRRTQSAALDILVRGGTDPDDVEQLWSQLGDDYFLRHTAGDVAWHSDAILQQPADGGPLVLIKETTQREFEGGTQIFIYAPDQHDFFAVTVAAMDQLNLNIHDARVITSSSQFTLDTYIVLDTDGDSIGDNPARVKQIRDGLTEALRNPADYPTIIQRRVPRQLKHFTFAPQVTIHNDAQRQVTVLELSAPDRPGLLARIGHIFLEFDLSLQNAKIATLGERVEDVFFITDAHGQPLSDPQLCSRLQEAIVRHLSVNQEPDINLTRINI is encoded by the coding sequence ATGCCGCAGGTGGATCCCGAACTCTTCGACCGTGGCCAGTTCCAGGCGGAACTGGCCCTGAAGGCAAGCCCCATCTCGGCATTCAAGAAGGCAATCCGCCAGGCCCACGAAGTGCTCGACCAGCGCTTTCGCAGCGGCCGGGATATTCGCCGACTGGTGGAGGACCGCGCCTGGTTCGTCGATAACATCCTGCAAAAGGCCTGGGAGCAGTTCGACTGGAGCGAAGATGCCGACATCGCCCTGGTGGCGGTAGGCGGTTATGGACGCGGCGAGTTGCACCCCTACTCCGACATCGATCTGCTGATCCTGCTGGACAGCGCCGACCATGAGGTTTTCCGCGACTCCATCGAGCGGTTCCTGACACTGCTGTGGGACATCGGCCTGGAAGTCGGCCAGAGCGTGCGCTCGGTGCAGGAATGCGCCGACGAGGCCCGCGCCGACCTGACGGTGATCACCAACCTGATGGAAAGCCGCACCATCGCTGGCCCCGAACGCCTGCGCCAGCGCATGCTCGATGTCACCAGCACAGAGCACATGTGGCCGAGCAAGGACTTTTTCCTGGCCAAGCACGCCGAGCAGAAGGCCCGTCACCACAAGTACAACGACACCGAGTACAACCTGGAGCCCAACGTCAAGGGCTCGCCCGGCGGGCTGCGGGATATCCAGACAATCCTGTGGGTTGCCCGCCGCCAGTACGGCACGCTGAACCTGCGGGCCCTGGCTGGCGAAGGTTTCCTGGTGGAAAGCGAAAACGCCTTGCTGGCCTCCTCCCAGGAATTCCTCTGGAAGGTTCGCTACGCCCTGCACATGCTGGCCGGACGCGCCGAAGACCGCCTGCTGTTCGATCACCAGCGCTCCATCGCGAGCCTGCTGGGTTTCGAAGGCCAGGACGCCAAGCAGTCCATCGAAAACTTCATGCAGCAGTACTACCGGGTGGTGATGAGCATCGCCCAGCTCAGCGAACTGATCATCCAGCACTTCGAGGAAGTCATCCTCGCCCCCGAAGACGAAGAACCGCCGCAGCCGATCAATTCACGCTTCCAGCTCCACGACGGCTACATCGAAGCGCGTCACGACTATGTGTTCCGCCGCACGCCGTTCGCCATGCTGGAAATCTTCGTGCTCATGGCCCAGCAGCCGGAAATCAAGGGGGTGCGCGCCGACACCATCCGCCTGCTGCGGGAAAACCGCCATCTGATCGATGAGGATTTCCGCCACGACATCCGCAACACAAGCCTGTTCATCGAGTTGTTCAAATGCCGGATCGGCGTGCACCGCAACCTGCGGCGCATGAATCGCTATGGGATCCTCGGACGCTATCTGCCGGAGTTCGGTTTCATCGTCGGGCAAATGCAACACGACCTGTTCCATATCTATACGGTCGATGCCCACACCCTGAACCTGATTAAGCACCTGCGTAAGTTGCAATACACGCAAGTGTCGGAGAAATTCCCACTGGCCAGCAAGCTCATGGGCAAGCTGCCCAAGCCTGAGCTGATCTACATGGCGGGGCTGTACCACGACATCGGCAAGGGTCGCCAGGGCGATCACTCCGAGATCGGCGCGGTGGATGCCGAGGCGTTCTGCCAGCGCCATCAACTGCCGGTATGGGACAGCCGGCTGATCGTCTGGCTGGTGCAGAACCATCTGGTGATGTCGACCACGGCCCAGCGCAAGGATTTGTCCGACCCGCAGGTGATCCACGACTTCGCCCAGATCGTCGGCGATGAAACGCGCCTGGATTATCTCTACGTGCTGACCGTGGCGGACATCAATGCCACCAACCCGACCCTGTGGAACTCCTGGCGCGCCAGCCTGTTGCGCCAGTTGTACACCGAGACCAAGCGGGCCTTGCGCCGTGGCCTGGAAAACCCGGTGGACCGCGAAGAGCAGATCCGTCGCACCCAAAGCGCGGCCCTGGACATCCTGGTGCGCGGTGGCACCGACCCGGACGACGTCGAGCAGCTCTGGTCACAACTGGGCGATGACTATTTCCTGCGCCATACCGCCGGCGACGTGGCCTGGCACAGCGACGCGATCCTCCAGCAACCGGCCGATGGCGGGCCTTTGGTGTTGATCAAGGAAACCACCCAGCGCGAATTCGAGGGCGGCACGCAGATCTTCATCTATGCCCCGGACCAGCACGACTTCTTCGCCGTGACCGTGGCGGCGATGGACCAGCTCAACCTCAACATTCACGACGCCCGGGTCATCACCTCCAGCAGCCAGTTCACCCTCGACACCTACATCGTGCTCGACACTGACGGCGACTCGATTGGCGACAACCCAGCGCGGGTCAAACAGATTCGCGATGGCCTGACTGAAGCCCTGCGCAACCCGGCGGATTACCCGACCATCATCCAGCGCCGGGTGCCGCGCCAGCTCAAGCACTTTACATTCGCCCCCCAGGTGACGATCCACAACGACGCCCAACGCCAGGTCACCGTGCTGGAACTCAGCGCCCCGGACCGCCCGGGCCTGCTGGCGCGGATCGGTCATATATTCCTGGAGTTCGACTTGTCACTGCAAAACGCCAAGATC
- the map gene encoding type I methionyl aminopeptidase, protein MTVTLKTPEDIAKMRVAGKLAADVLEMIADYVKPGVTTEELDRICHDYIVNEQKAIPAPLNYKGFPKSICTSINHVVCHGIPNEKPLKDGDTLNIDVTVIKDGYHGDTSRMFHVGNVPEWAQRLSKVTQECMYMAIELVKPGCRLGDIGEVIQKHAQKNGFSVVREFCGHGIGKVFHEEPQILHYGRAGTGMELQAGMTFTIEPMINQGRADTKVLGDGWTAITKDRKLSAQWEHTLLVTETGYEIFTLRSDDTIPRVSA, encoded by the coding sequence ATGACCGTTACCCTCAAGACCCCCGAGGACATCGCCAAAATGCGTGTCGCCGGCAAACTCGCCGCCGATGTGCTGGAGATGATCGCCGACTACGTCAAACCTGGCGTGACCACCGAAGAGCTGGACCGCATCTGCCACGACTATATCGTCAACGAGCAGAAGGCCATCCCTGCGCCACTCAACTATAAAGGCTTCCCGAAGTCGATCTGCACTTCGATCAACCACGTGGTCTGCCACGGCATCCCCAACGAAAAGCCGTTGAAGGATGGCGACACCCTGAACATCGACGTCACCGTCATCAAGGACGGCTACCACGGCGATACCAGCCGCATGTTCCATGTCGGCAACGTCCCGGAGTGGGCCCAGCGCCTGTCGAAAGTCACCCAGGAATGCATGTACATGGCCATCGAACTGGTCAAACCGGGCTGCCGCCTGGGTGATATCGGCGAAGTGATCCAGAAGCACGCGCAGAAGAACGGCTTTTCGGTGGTGCGCGAGTTCTGCGGCCACGGTATCGGCAAGGTGTTCCATGAAGAGCCACAGATCCTGCACTACGGCCGTGCTGGCACCGGCATGGAGCTGCAAGCGGGCATGACCTTCACCATCGAGCCGATGATCAACCAGGGCCGCGCCGACACCAAGGTGCTGGGCGATGGCTGGACCGCCATCACCAAGGACCGCAAGCTGTCGGCCCAGTGGGAGCACACCTTGCTGGTGACCGAGACTGGTTACGAGATCTTTACCCTGCGCAGCGATGACACCATCCCTCGCGTTTCCGCCTGA
- the rpsB gene encoding 30S ribosomal protein S2, with product MSQVNMRDMLKAGVHFGHQTRYWNPKMGKYIFGARNKIHIINLEKTLPMFNEALTFVERLAQGKNKILFVGTKRSAGKIVAEEAARCGSPYVDHRWLGGMLTNFKTIRASIKRLRDLEVQSEDGTFAKLTKKEALMRTRDLEKLDRSLGGIKDMGGLPDALFVIDVDHERIAITEANKLGIPVIGVVDTNSSPEGVDYIIPGNDDAIRAIQLYMGSMADAVIRGRNNVNGGTEVFAEEAPAAAAE from the coding sequence ATGTCCCAAGTCAACATGCGCGATATGCTGAAGGCCGGTGTGCACTTCGGTCACCAGACCCGTTACTGGAACCCGAAAATGGGCAAGTACATTTTCGGCGCGCGTAACAAGATCCACATCATCAACCTTGAAAAAACCCTGCCAATGTTCAACGAGGCACTGACCTTCGTAGAGCGTCTGGCCCAGGGCAAAAACAAGATTCTGTTCGTCGGCACCAAGCGTTCCGCTGGCAAGATCGTTGCTGAAGAAGCAGCACGTTGCGGTTCGCCGTACGTCGATCACCGCTGGTTGGGCGGCATGCTGACCAACTTCAAGACCATTCGCGCTTCCATCAAGCGTCTGCGTGACCTTGAAGTCCAGTCCGAAGACGGTACTTTCGCCAAGCTGACCAAGAAAGAAGCGCTGATGCGCACTCGCGATCTTGAGAAGCTGGACCGCTCCCTGGGCGGTATCAAGGACATGGGCGGTCTGCCTGACGCACTGTTCGTGATCGACGTTGATCACGAGCGCATCGCGATCACCGAAGCCAACAAGCTGGGCATCCCGGTCATCGGCGTTGTCGATACCAACAGCAGCCCGGAAGGCGTTGACTACATCATCCCAGGCAACGATGACGCCATCCGCGCCATCCAGCTGTACATGGGTTCGATGGCTGACGCTGTTATCCGTGGTCGCAACAATGTTAACGGTGGCACCGAAGTCTTCGCTGAAGAAGCTCCGGCAGCAGCCGCTGAGTAA
- the tsf gene encoding translation elongation factor Ts, with the protein MAEITAALVKELRERTGEGMMDCKKALTKAGGDIEKAIDDMRASGAIKAAKKAGNIAAEGAIGIKEDGKAAVIIEVNSQTDFLALQDDFKAFVAASVEKAFADKLTDAAPLIAAQESAREALVAKVGENVNIRRLVRVEGDVVGSYLHGNKIGVVVALKGGNVELAKDIAMHVAASNPEFLLPSEVSADAIEREKAVFMQLNEDKIKGKPAEIVEKMVAGRITKFLAEASLVEQAFVKNPEIKVGELAKKGGAEIVSFTYFKVGEGIEKPVDNFAEEVAAQLAASKQ; encoded by the coding sequence ATGGCAGAGATTACTGCAGCGTTGGTCAAAGAACTGCGCGAGCGTACCGGCGAAGGCATGATGGACTGCAAGAAAGCCTTGACCAAGGCTGGCGGCGACATCGAGAAAGCCATTGATGACATGCGTGCTTCGGGCGCCATCAAGGCTGCCAAGAAAGCCGGCAACATTGCCGCTGAAGGCGCGATCGGCATCAAGGAAGACGGCAAGGCTGCCGTTATCATCGAAGTCAACTCGCAGACTGACTTCCTGGCTCTGCAAGACGACTTCAAGGCCTTCGTTGCTGCCAGCGTAGAAAAAGCATTCGCCGACAAACTGACCGACGCAGCTCCGCTGATCGCCGCTCAGGAATCGGCTCGTGAAGCCCTGGTTGCCAAAGTAGGCGAAAACGTCAACATCCGTCGCCTGGTTCGCGTTGAAGGTGACGTTGTCGGTTCTTACCTGCACGGCAACAAGATCGGCGTGGTTGTAGCCCTCAAAGGCGGCAACGTCGAACTGGCCAAGGACATCGCGATGCACGTCGCTGCCAGCAACCCTGAGTTCCTGCTGCCGTCGGAAGTTTCCGCTGACGCCATCGAGCGCGAAAAAGCCGTGTTCATGCAGCTCAACGAAGACAAGATCAAAGGCAAGCCAGCCGAAATCGTTGAAAAAATGGTTGCCGGTCGTATCACCAAGTTCCTGGCTGAAGCCAGCCTGGTTGAGCAGGCGTTCGTCAAGAACCCTGAAATCAAGGTCGGTGAACTGGCCAAGAAAGGCGGCGCTGAAATCGTTTCCTTCACCTACTTCAAAGTGGGCGAAGGCATCGAGAAGCCAGTAGACAACTTCGCTGAAGAAGTTGCTGCTCAGCTGGCTGCCAGCAAGCAATAA
- the pyrH gene encoding UMP kinase, which produces MAQQGSGYQARYKRILLKLSGEALMGSEEFGIDPKVLDRMALEVGQLVGIGVQVGLVIGGGNLFRGAALSAAGMDRVTGDHMGMLATVMNALAMRDALERANISAIVMSAISMVGVTDHYDRRKAMRHLNSKEVVIFAAGTGNPFFTTDSAACLRAIEIDADVVLKATKVDGVYTADPFKDPHAEKFDHLTYDEVLDRKLGVMDLTAICLCRDHKMPLRVFNMNKPGALLNIVHGGAEGTLIEEAQQ; this is translated from the coding sequence ATGGCTCAGCAGGGCAGTGGTTATCAGGCTCGCTATAAACGCATTCTACTCAAGCTTAGCGGCGAGGCCCTGATGGGCTCGGAAGAGTTCGGGATCGATCCAAAGGTGCTGGATCGCATGGCCCTGGAAGTGGGCCAGTTGGTCGGGATCGGCGTTCAGGTCGGCCTGGTCATCGGCGGCGGCAACCTGTTCCGCGGGGCGGCACTGAGCGCGGCCGGCATGGATCGGGTCACGGGCGACCACATGGGCATGCTGGCCACTGTGATGAACGCCCTGGCTATGCGCGATGCGCTGGAGCGTGCCAATATCTCGGCCATCGTCATGTCGGCTATTTCCATGGTTGGCGTGACCGATCACTATGACCGCCGCAAGGCCATGCGCCACCTCAACTCCAAGGAAGTGGTGATTTTTGCCGCCGGTACCGGTAATCCGTTTTTCACCACGGATTCGGCCGCCTGCCTGCGAGCGATCGAGATCGATGCCGATGTCGTGCTCAAGGCCACCAAGGTCGATGGTGTCTATACCGCTGACCCGTTCAAAGACCCGCATGCCGAGAAGTTCGATCATCTGACCTACGATGAAGTGCTGGATCGCAAGCTGGGTGTAATGGATCTGACGGCTATCTGCCTGTGTCGTGACCACAAGATGCCGCTACGTGTCTTTAATATGAACAAGCCTGGCGCCCTGCTGAACATCGTGCATGGCGGCGCCGAAGGAACACTGATCGAGGAAGCGCAACAATGA
- the frr gene encoding ribosome recycling factor, which produces MINEIKKDAEQRMQKSLESLAHNFGRIRTGQAHPSILEGVMVPYYGADTPIKQVANITVKDARTLQVVAFERNMLGAVDKAIGSAGLNLNPTNLGELLLISMPALTEETRKGFTKQARDVAEDARVAVRNIRRDANSQLKDLVKEKEISEDEERRATGEIDDLTKKYVAKIDADLAQKEKDLMAV; this is translated from the coding sequence ATGATCAACGAAATCAAGAAAGACGCTGAACAGCGCATGCAGAAGTCCCTGGAGTCCCTGGCGCACAACTTTGGTCGCATTCGTACCGGCCAGGCGCATCCGAGCATCCTGGAAGGTGTGATGGTGCCGTACTACGGCGCTGACACGCCGATCAAGCAAGTGGCCAACATCACTGTTAAAGATGCTCGTACCCTGCAAGTCGTCGCCTTTGAGCGCAACATGCTGGGCGCGGTCGACAAGGCCATCGGCAGTGCCGGTCTGAACCTGAACCCGACCAACCTGGGTGAGCTACTGCTGATCTCCATGCCGGCCCTGACCGAGGAGACCCGTAAGGGCTTCACCAAGCAGGCTCGTGACGTGGCTGAAGACGCCCGTGTTGCCGTGCGCAACATTCGTCGCGATGCCAATAGCCAGCTCAAGGACCTGGTCAAGGAAAAGGAAATCAGCGAAGACGAAGAGCGTCGCGCTACTGGCGAAATCGATGATCTGACCAAGAAGTACGTGGCTAAGATCGACGCGGATTTGGCGCAGAAAGAAAAAGACCTGATGGCCGTATAA
- the uppS gene encoding polyprenyl diphosphate synthase, translated as MDKTKQAVPFAVPRHVAIIMDGNNRWAKKRFMPGVAGHKAGVDAVRAVIEVCAEAGVEVLTLFAFSSENWQRPADEVSALMDLFLKALRREAKRLNENSISLRIIGDRSRFHPELQAAMREAEAATAGADRFVLQIAANYGGQWDIAQAAQRLAREVQAGHLRPEDITPELLQTCLATGDLPLPDLCIRTGGEHRISNFLLWQLAYAELYFSDLFWPDFKHEAMRTALADFASRQRRFGKTSEQIEAGARV; from the coding sequence ATGGATAAGACCAAGCAGGCCGTGCCGTTTGCGGTGCCGCGCCACGTGGCGATCATCATGGACGGCAATAATCGCTGGGCCAAGAAACGCTTCATGCCCGGTGTTGCCGGGCACAAGGCGGGGGTCGATGCGGTTCGCGCGGTTATCGAGGTGTGCGCCGAAGCCGGGGTCGAGGTGCTGACCCTGTTCGCGTTCTCCAGTGAAAACTGGCAACGTCCGGCCGATGAGGTCAGCGCCTTGATGGACCTGTTCCTCAAAGCCCTGCGCCGCGAGGCCAAGCGTCTCAACGAGAACAGCATCAGCCTGCGCATCATTGGTGATCGCTCGCGTTTTCACCCGGAGCTGCAGGCGGCGATGCGTGAAGCCGAGGCTGCAACCGCAGGCGCCGATCGGTTTGTCCTGCAGATCGCCGCCAACTATGGTGGCCAGTGGGACATTGCCCAGGCAGCCCAGCGGCTGGCGCGGGAAGTCCAGGCCGGGCACCTGCGGCCTGAAGACATCACGCCTGAGTTGTTGCAAACCTGTCTGGCGACCGGCGACCTGCCATTGCCAGACTTGTGCATCCGCACCGGTGGCGAGCATCGCATCAGCAATTTCCTGCTCTGGCAGCTGGCTTACGCCGAGCTGTACTTCTCCGACCTGTTCTGGCCGGACTTCAAACACGAAGCCATGCGTACCGCGCTGGCCGATTTCGCTTCCCGTCAGCGTCGCTTTGGTAAAACCAGCGAGCAGATCGAAGCTGGAGCCCGGGTTTAA
- a CDS encoding phosphatidate cytidylyltransferase, producing the protein MLKQRIITALILLPIALGGFFLLEGASFALFIGLVVTLGAWEWARLAGFPAQSARVTYAAAVAAMLFVMYLLPGIAPWVLGAAVLWWATATFLVLTYPRTTHHWANAATKLVIGLLILLPAWQGLIWIKQGALGNWQIMAVMVLVWGADVGAYFSGKAFGKRKLAPKVSPGKSWEGVYGGLALSLVITTVVGVVRDWTAGQLLMGLFGAALIVFVSVVGDLTESMFKRQSGIKDSSNLLPGHGGVLDRIDSLTAAIPIFAVLLWMAAS; encoded by the coding sequence ATGCTCAAACAACGAATCATCACTGCTCTGATCCTGTTGCCCATTGCCCTGGGCGGGTTCTTCTTGCTCGAGGGGGCGAGTTTTGCCTTGTTCATCGGGCTGGTCGTGACCCTGGGGGCGTGGGAATGGGCGCGGCTGGCAGGTTTTCCTGCGCAGTCGGCCCGCGTGACCTATGCGGCGGCTGTGGCGGCCATGCTGTTCGTCATGTACTTGCTGCCGGGCATCGCGCCCTGGGTGCTGGGTGCAGCGGTGTTATGGTGGGCGACGGCGACCTTCCTGGTGCTGACCTACCCGCGTACCACCCATCATTGGGCCAACGCGGCGACCAAACTGGTGATCGGTCTGTTGATCCTGCTGCCAGCCTGGCAAGGGCTGATCTGGATCAAGCAAGGTGCGCTGGGTAACTGGCAGATCATGGCCGTGATGGTGCTGGTCTGGGGCGCAGATGTCGGGGCTTATTTCTCTGGCAAGGCCTTCGGCAAGCGCAAGTTGGCGCCGAAGGTCAGTCCTGGCAAAAGCTGGGAAGGCGTCTACGGCGGCCTGGCCCTGAGCCTGGTGATTACCACCGTGGTTGGCGTGGTGCGGGACTGGACTGCCGGGCAGCTGCTGATGGGCCTGTTTGGCGCGGCCCTCATTGTATTTGTGTCGGTGGTTGGCGATTTGACCGAGAGCATGTTCAAGCGTCAGTCCGGGATCAAGGACAGCAGTAACCTGCTGCCGGGTCACGGTGGCGTGCTGGATCGCATCGATAGCCTGACCGCGGCAATCCCGATCTTCGCCGTGCTGCTGTGGATGGCGGCGTCGTGA
- the ispC gene encoding 1-deoxy-D-xylulose-5-phosphate reductoisomerase: MSRPQQITVLGATGSIGLSTLDVIARHPERYQVFALSGFTRLSELLALCIRHTPRFAVVPEAGVARALQDDLRAAGLPTRVLVGEEGLCQVASAPEVDAVMAAIVGAAGLRPTLAAVEAGKKILLANKEALVMSGALFMQAVRKSGSVLLPIDSEHNAIFQCMPQDFSRGLGAVGVRRILLTASGGPFRQTPLEELVHVSPEQACAHPNWSMGRKISVDSASMMNKGLELIEACWLFDAKPSQVEVVIHPQSVIHSLVDYIDGSVLAQLGNPDMRTPIANALAWPERIDSGVAPLDLFAIARLDFQAPDEQRFPCLRLARQAAEAGNSAPAMLNAANEVAVAAFLEGRVRYPEIASIIEEVLNLEAVVSVDDLDAVFTADARARELASQWLRRHER, from the coding sequence GTGAGTCGTCCTCAACAGATCACTGTCCTGGGGGCGACCGGTTCGATCGGCCTCAGTACGCTTGACGTCATCGCTCGGCATCCAGAGCGCTACCAGGTGTTTGCCCTTAGTGGGTTTACGCGCCTGAGTGAGCTGCTGGCGCTGTGCATACGCCATACGCCGCGCTTTGCGGTGGTACCCGAGGCTGGCGTGGCGCGAGCGCTGCAGGATGATCTGCGCGCGGCTGGCCTGCCTACGCGTGTACTGGTGGGGGAGGAGGGCCTGTGCCAGGTGGCCTCCGCCCCGGAAGTCGACGCGGTGATGGCGGCGATCGTCGGTGCGGCGGGCTTGCGTCCGACGCTGGCGGCGGTGGAGGCAGGCAAGAAGATCCTGTTGGCCAACAAAGAAGCGTTGGTGATGTCTGGCGCGCTGTTCATGCAGGCTGTGCGCAAAAGTGGCTCTGTGTTGCTGCCCATCGACAGTGAGCACAATGCGATTTTTCAGTGCATGCCGCAGGATTTTTCCCGTGGCTTGGGCGCGGTGGGCGTCCGACGGATTCTGCTGACAGCATCCGGTGGTCCGTTCCGGCAGACACCGCTTGAAGAATTAGTGCATGTTTCCCCTGAGCAGGCCTGCGCTCATCCGAACTGGTCCATGGGGCGCAAGATTTCCGTGGATTCGGCCAGCATGATGAACAAAGGGCTGGAGCTGATCGAGGCCTGCTGGCTGTTCGACGCCAAGCCGTCCCAGGTCGAAGTGGTGATTCACCCGCAGAGCGTGATTCACTCCCTGGTGGACTATATAGATGGCTCGGTGTTGGCCCAGTTGGGCAATCCGGATATGCGCACGCCAATCGCCAATGCCCTGGCCTGGCCGGAGCGGATCGATTCGGGTGTGGCGCCGCTGGACCTGTTTGCCATCGCTCGTCTGGATTTCCAGGCGCCCGATGAACAGCGCTTCCCCTGCCTGCGGTTGGCGCGACAGGCGGCCGAGGCAGGTAACAGTGCGCCGGCCATGCTTAACGCCGCCAATGAGGTGGCGGTTGCAGCGTTTCTCGAGGGGCGTGTCCGTTACCCCGAGATCGCGAGTATCATCGAGGAGGTCTTGAACCTCGAGGCCGTGGTTTCGGTCGATGACCTCGATGCGGTATTCACGGCGGACGCCAGGGCTCGCGAGTTGGCGAGCCAATGGCTGAGGCGCCACGAGCGTTGA
- the rseP gene encoding sigma E protease regulator RseP — protein sequence MSALYMIVGTLVALGVLVTFHEFGHFWVARRCGVKVLRFSVGFGMPLLRWHDKKGTEFVVAAIPLGGYVKMLDEREGEVPADQLDQSFNRKTVRQRIAIVAAGPIANFLLAMVFFWALAMLGSEQVRPVIGAVEAGSVAARAGLGAGQEIVAIDGEPTSGWAAVNLQLVRRLGESGSLQLMVREQGSTTDSPRELMLDNWLKGADEPDPIRSLGIRPWRPALPPILAELDPKGPAQAAGLKTGDRLLALDGQPVSDWQQVVDSVRVRPEAKIVLRIERDGAPIDVPVVLAARGESKAPTGYLGAGVKAVDWPPEMIREVSFGPVAAIGEGARRTWTMSVLTLDSLKKMLFGELSVKNLSGPITIAKVAGASAQSGIADFLNFLAYLSISLGVLNLLPIPVLDGGHLLFYLIEWARGRPLSDRVQGWGIQIGISLVVGVMLLALVNDLGRL from the coding sequence ATGAGCGCGCTCTATATGATTGTCGGCACCCTGGTTGCGTTAGGGGTGCTGGTCACATTTCACGAATTCGGTCATTTCTGGGTCGCGCGGCGCTGTGGCGTCAAGGTGCTGCGTTTTTCCGTGGGCTTTGGCATGCCGTTGCTGCGCTGGCATGACAAGAAAGGCACTGAGTTTGTCGTGGCAGCCATCCCGCTGGGCGGCTACGTGAAGATGCTCGACGAGCGTGAGGGCGAAGTGCCTGCCGATCAGCTCGATCAATCCTTCAATCGCAAGACCGTCCGTCAGCGTATCGCCATCGTCGCGGCGGGGCCGATCGCCAACTTCCTGCTGGCCATGGTGTTTTTCTGGGCGCTGGCCATGCTGGGCAGCGAGCAGGTGCGACCTGTCATCGGTGCGGTGGAAGCTGGCAGTGTTGCCGCTCGGGCCGGGCTGGGCGCGGGGCAGGAGATCGTTGCGATCGATGGTGAGCCAACTTCGGGTTGGGCGGCGGTCAATCTGCAACTGGTACGGCGCCTGGGCGAGAGCGGCTCGTTGCAATTGATGGTGCGCGAGCAGGGTTCGACAACGGATTCGCCCCGGGAACTGATGCTCGACAACTGGCTCAAGGGCGCCGATGAGCCCGACCCGATCCGCTCCCTGGGCATCCGTCCATGGCGTCCGGCGTTGCCACCGATACTCGCCGAACTCGATCCGAAAGGCCCAGCCCAGGCTGCGGGCCTGAAAACCGGCGACCGGTTGCTGGCGCTCGACGGCCAGCCGGTCAGCGACTGGCAGCAGGTGGTCGATTCGGTCCGTGTGCGGCCTGAGGCCAAAATCGTCCTGCGCATCGAGCGCGACGGTGCGCCAATCGACGTCCCGGTGGTCTTGGCGGCCCGTGGTGAGAGCAAGGCACCTACCGGATACCTGGGGGCGGGGGTCAAGGCTGTCGACTGGCCACCAGAGATGATTCGCGAGGTCAGCTTCGGCCCTGTGGCGGCGATTGGCGAGGGTGCGCGTCGTACCTGGACCATGAGTGTCCTGACCCTCGACTCGCTCAAGAAAATGTTGTTCGGCGAGCTCTCGGTAAAAAACTTGAGTGGACCGATAACCATTGCTAAAGTGGCGGGCGCTTCTGCCCAGTCGGGCATTGCTGATTTCCTGAATTTCCTTGCTTATCTGAGCATTAGCCTGGGGGTTCTGAATTTGCTACCCATTCCAGTACTGGATGGGGGGCATTTGCTGTTCTATCTGATCGAGTGGGCGCGTGGTCGTCCCTTGTCGGATCGGGTGCAAGGTTGGGGGATACAGATCGGTATCAGCTTGGTGGTCGGGGTCATGTTGCTTGCCCTGGTCAACGATTTGGGTCGTCTGTAA